CGGAAGGCGGGGCCTGCGGTGTCGGGCGGGAAGGGCAGGTTGAAGACATTGCCATGGGCGCCGGTCTCGTGCCGCGCGCCGGAGCCGGGATAGAGCGGCATCTGGTGGCTCGAGATGAAGAACGCCCGCGCCTCGTCCCAGAGCAGGTCCTGAGTGCCATTGCCATGGTGGACGTCGAAATCCACCACCGCCACCCGAGAGAGCCCGTGGTGATCCAGCGCTCGCTTCGCCCCGATGGCGATATTCCCGAACAGGCAGAACCCCATCGCGGTCTCGGTCTCCGCATGGTGGCCGGGCGGGCGACAGGCGACAAAGGCATTGCCGACCTCTCCGGCCAGCACCGCATCCACCGCCGCGCAGACTCCGCCGACCCCGCGCAGGGCCGCGTTCCAGGACCCGGACATCACATGCGTATCGGCATCCAGCGACACCACACCCGCGCCTTCCTCGGGGATCGCGGCGCGTACCCGGTCGACGTACCCCTGCGGGTGGCAGCGCAGGATATCCGCGATCTCGCCCAGGGGCGCGGACCGGCGCTCCAGCGCGGCAAAACCGGGGGTGTCCAGCGCCTCGGCCACCGCAACAAGGCGCGCGACCTGCTCGGGATGG
The Dinoroseobacter shibae DFL 12 = DSM 16493 genome window above contains:
- a CDS encoding histone deacetylase family protein gives rise to the protein MSTAVYTHSECLSHVTPPGHPEQVARLVAVAEALDTPGFAALERRSAPLGEIADILRCHPQGYVDRVRAAIPEEGAGVVSLDADTHVMSGSWNAALRGVGGVCAAVDAVLAGEVGNAFVACRPPGHHAETETAMGFCLFGNIAIGAKRALDHHGLSRVAVVDFDVHHGNGTQDLLWDEARAFFISSHQMPLYPGSGARHETGAHGNVFNLPFPPDTAGPAFRRQYEAEVFPALENFRPELILVSAGFDAHRADPLAQMALVEEDFAWVTGRLCEIAAEFCDGRVVSTLEGGYDLPALGASTAAHVKTLMEHAQ